The Methanosphaera cuniculi DNA segment ATCAGAACTTGCTGGAGATCAAAGATTCCTTGATTTTGATGAACAAGAACAAGAAAGAGGAATTACAATTGATGCAGCAAACGTATCAATGGTACACTCATATGAAGATAACCAATACTTAATTAACCTTATTGATACACCAGGACACGTTGACTTTGGTGGAGACGTAACACGTGCAATGAGAGCAGTAGATGGAGCTGTAGTAGTTGTATGTGCTGTAGAAGGTATCATGCCTCAAACAGAAACAGTATTAAGACAAGCTTTAAAAGAAAATGTAAGACCTGTACTTTTCATTAACAAAGTAGACAGACTTATAAACGAATTAAAACTTGACGACCTTGAATTACAAAACAGATTCATAAAAATCATTGCAGGAGTAAACAAACTCATCAAAAACATGGCTCCTGAACAATTCAAAGAAGAATGGCAAGTAAAAATCGAAGATGGTACAGTAGCATTCGGATCAGCATACCACAACTGGGCTATTAACGTACCTGAAATGATGAAAACAAATATCACATTTAAAGACATCATCCAATACTGTAATGATGACAACCAAAAAGAACTTGCAAGTAAAATAAAAATCGAAGAAGTAATTCTCGGTATGGTAGTAGAACACTTACCAAGTCCAAAAATTGCACAAGCTTACCGTGTACCAAAAATCTGGTCAGGAGATATTGACTCAGTAGAAGGACAAGGTATGATTAACACCGATTCAACATCCCCACTAGCTGTTATGGTTACAGATGTAAGTATCGATAAACACGCAGGTGAAATTGCAACAGGACGTGTATACGGTGGATCAATTGAAAAAGGATCAGAAATATTCTTTGTAGGTTCAATGTCAAAAGCAAGAACCCAACAAGTAGGAGTATATATGGGTCCTGAAAGAATTAACACAGACATCGTACCAGCAGGTAACATTGTAGCAATTACCGGAGCTCGTGGAGCAATCGCAGGGGAAACCATTACAGATGCAGACCACAACATTGCACCATTTGAAAGTCTTGAACACATCTCAGAACCTGTAGTAACAGTTGCTGTAGAAGCTAAAAACACAAAAGACCTACCAAAACTTATTGAAGTACTAAGACAAGTAGGAAAAGAAGACCCAACACTACGTGTAGAAATTAACGAAGAAACCGGTGAACACTTAATTGCTGGTATGGGTGAATTACACCTTGAAGTTATCATCTACAGAATTAACGATAAAGGATTAGAAGTAGAAACATCTGAACCTATTGTTGTATACAGAGAAACAATTGCTGGTACAGCTACAAATGTTGAAGGTAAATCACCTAACAAACACAACAGATTCTACATAGACATTGAACCATTATCTGATGATTTAATGAACGCAATATCTGAAGGAGAAATCCAAGAAGGACGTGTAAAAGGTAAAGAATCAGCAAAAGTATTCCAAGACCACGGTCTTGACAAAGATGAAGCTAAAAAAGTATGGGATGTATACAAACACAGTATATTCGTAAACAAAACACGTGGTATCCAATACTTAGATGAAATTAAAGAATTACTCATGGAAGGATTTGAAAGTGCTCTAGATGACGGACCACTTGCAGATGAAAAAGCTATGGGAATTAAAATCAGCCTCATGGATGCAAAAATACACGAAGATGCTGTACACAGAGGACCTGCACAAGTATTACCTGCTATAAGAAAAGCAGTATATGGTGGAATTATGCTTGCACAACCAACACTCATGGAACCTATGCAAAAAGTATACATCAGTGTACCACAAGATTACATGGGAGCAGCAACACGTGAAATCCAAAACAGAAGAGGACAAATTGTTGAAATGGGTCAAGAAGGAGATATGTCCACAATTGAATCCAAAGTACCAGTATCTGAAATGTTTGGATTTGCAGGTGATATAAGATCAGCAGCAGAAGGACGTTGTATCTGGTCAACAGAAAACTCAGGATTTGAAAGAATCCCACGTGAATTACAAAACCAAATTGTACGTGAAATTCGTGAAAGAAAAGGTTTAAGTCCAGAACCATATGGACCTGACCACTACTTAGGATAAGTATACAACTTGTATACTTTCTTTTCTTTTTTTTAATTCTTTTTTTTTAAATAAAAAAATACTTTTTATAAAACAAAAATTATCCTTATTTTTTTTATTGTTTAATAATTAACAAACTCTTAGGATCATAAAGTATATAAATAAAAAAGAACATAACATTAAATTAATACATAAATTATTATGAAATGATCTATATTTTATCAAAAAGATAAAAGGTAGATAACAAGTAATTTGAAGATTATTGGAAAGAAATTGTATTTACAAGGGAATATAACTATTCCCTGGTTATATTTCTTTGTATCTATAATTTTTATATTACTAAATGTTAGAGGACGTTCTCTAGATACAATATAATAAAAAGAAAATATTATTAATCTTTTTTTGAAAAATCTAGCAACCGGCTTGCTAACAACTAATAAATCATACTATTAAATAGAAATAGTTCTTGATTTATTAAATTATATTCACAAATATATATGTTTATAACATGGAGGATATATAATGGCAAAAGATAAAACACACATGAACTTAGCATTCATTGGTCACGTAGACCACGGAAAATCAACATTAGTAGGACACCTTTTATTACTAGAAGGAGCTATTGCTGAACAACAATTAGATGACGGAGAAGACAAATTCAGATTTGTAATGGACAAACTCGGAGAAGAAAGAGAAAGAGGAGTAACCATCGACCTCGCTCACGCAAAATTCGAAACACAAAAATACGAATACACAGTAGTAGATTGTCCAGGACACCGTGACTTTGTTAAAAACATGATTACCGGAGCATCACAAGCAGATGCAGCAGTACTCGTAGTAGCTGCAAACGACGGTATTATGCCACAAACAAAAGAACACATCTTCTTATCAAAAACCTTAGGAATCAACCAATTAATTATTGCAATTAACAAAATGGATGTAGTAGACTACTCAGAAGACAAATACAACGAACTCAAAGATGAAATCAGTAAACTCATCGCTTCAGTAGGATTCAAACCTTCAGAAGTACCATTCATACCAGTTTCCGCATTTGAAGGAGACAACATCACAGAAAAAAGCTCAAACACACCTTGGTACAAAGGAAACACCTTAGTACAAGAACTTGATGCTTTAGATGAACCTGATAAACCAGTAGACCTTCCATTAAGACTCCCTATTCAAGATGTATACTCAATTACAGGAGTAGGAACAGTACCTGTAGGAAGAGTAGAAACAGGAGTATTAAACACAGCAGAAAACATTGCATTTGAACCAGCTGGAGTAACCGGTGAAGTAAAATCAATAGAAATGCACCACGAAATTCTCGATAAAGCAGAACCTGGAGACAACGTTGGATTCAACGTAAGAGGTGTAGGTAAAAACGATGTTAAACGTGGAGACGTAGCTGGAACAACCAAAAACCCACCTACGGTTGCAAAAGAATTCAAAGCACAAATCGTTGTGCTACAACATCCTGGTGTAATCACAGTTGGATACACACCTGTATTCCACGCACACACAGCACAAATTGCATGTACATTCTTATCCTTAGATGTAAAACTTGACCCTGCAACAGGACAACCTAAAGAAGAAAACCCTGACTTCCTCAAAACAGGAGATGCAGCTTTAGTAACAATTAAACCAACAAAACCAATGGTAATTGAAAACATTAAAGAAATCCCTCACATGGGAAGATTCGCTATCCGTGATATGGGTCAAACCGTAGCAGCAGGTATGTGTATAGACATTACCGACAAAAAATAAGTAAAATAAATTTTTTTACTTATTAATTTCTTTTTTTTTTATTACGGAAAAAATTTAAAATTAATAAAATTAACTAAACTTTACATGTATCTTTTTTACATGTTATAAACTTCAAAAAAAGAAAAAAAGGGAAATATTTTTACACATTTTATATTTTGTGAATTTATTTTTTTTTAATAATTTATTTAGAGGTTTATACAAAAAAGTGTATTTAAGTTTAATCATTTTTTTTTTAAATTTCCATAGAAAAATAAGAGAATATTTTTAATAAGTAATTTTTTAATTTATTTTAAAGGAAAAGATTTTTTTTATTTAATGGGAGAATTATATAATGAATAAAGCTCGAATTAAATTAACCGGTACAGATCCTGAAAAGATTGCAGATGTATGTAATCAACTTAAAAGTATAGCTGAAAGAACTGGTGTAGATTTATCCGGTCCTATTCCATTACCAACAAGAAAACTTGTAGTACCTACAAGAAAAAGTCCTGATGGTGAAGGAAAAGCTACATGGGAAAAATGGGAACTAAGAATTCACAAACGTCTCGTTGGTATTGAAGCTGATGAACGTGCTATGAGACAAGTTATGAAAGTAAATGTTCCTGATAATGTAAGTATCGAAATTGAACTTAAATCCTAGTTATAATGATAAAGTATATAAAGAATGATAACTAGATATAATAATAGACTTTAATTAGTTCTATTATTAACTAATATTTTTTTTATTTGCCGAGATAGCCTAGCCAGGTAAGGCGCGGGACTTGAGATCCCGTGGACTTTGTCCTCATGGGTTCAAATCCCATTCTCGGCGCTAACTATTTTACTATAAAATTTTTTAACTATTTTTATTGAATTTAACTAATTTTTAGATAATAATTCTTTTAATAAGATGATATTTTTCTTTTTTTTTTGTAAAATATTTTATAAATTTCTTATTGTTTGTAAATATTTTAAAATTCTATTTTTTATCCAGACTATATCTTATAAAATAATTAAAAATACCATCAATATTTAAGCAGTTGAATTAAAAACTATATGATTAAAAAATATCTTTTGTTTATTATTTTAGTTAGTTTAGTTAAATCATCTAAATTTCATAATTAAGTGTATATCTATAAGTTTTTTTTTAAAATAAATAAATTTATTAAATAAACTGAATATTTTTGTTAAATTTTACTTTATAATTTAATACTCTAAAAAATTTAATTCTAATATAATTTAAGTAAAATAAGATATTATAATACTTAAACAACTAGTAAAAAAAAATAATCAAATAAAAAAAAAGCTAGTAGTGGTAAAAAAATAATCAAATAAAAAAAAATATAGGAGATGTAGATAATGGAAGAATATACACAATTATCAAATGGAGTTGAAATACCAAAACTTGGATTTGGAGTTTTCCAGATAACAGACTATGATGAATGTAAACAAGCAGTACTAGATGCACTAAGTAATGGAATACGTCTTATTGACACAGCAGAAGCATATTTTAATGAAAAAGCAGTAGGAGATGCAATTAAAGAATCAAAAATTCCACGTGAGGAAATATTTATAACAACTAAAATATGGATAACAGATTATGGGTATGAAAACACTAAAAAAGCATTTAAAGAATCATGTGAAAAATTAGGTACAGACTATATAGATTTATATCTAATACACCAAAACATTGGTGATGTCTATGGAACATGGCGTGCAATGGAAGAGTTATATGAAGAAGATAAAATTAAAGCAATAGGAATTTCAAACTTTACAAAAGCAAGATTATATGACTTCTGTGTACATAACAAAATAAAACCAATGGTACTACAAATAGAAGTAAATCCATTCTACCAACAAGATGATATAGTAGACTATTGTAAAGATATGGACATACAAGTTGAAGCATGGTCACCACTTGCTGAAGGTAGAAATAACATCTTCCAAAATCCAGTACTAACTGAAATTGGAGATAAATACAATAAATCAGTAGCACAAGTAATTATTCGCTGGTTAATTCAACGTGATATTATAGTATTTCCTAAATCTGTACATCCTGAAAGAATTAAAGAAAATGCTGATGTATTTGACTTTGAACTATCAGATGAAGATATGAAAAAAATTGCAACACTTGATACAGGAGTAGGTAGTGTGGATCTTGATAGTTATGATTTTATAAAAATGATTAACAGCTACACAGATTAAAAAATAAATATTTGAAAATTTTTTATGACCTCCATTTTAACCTTCTTTTTTTTTATTACTTTTTTGTTTTAAAATACCTAATTTGTAATACTTTTTAATATGTTGATATTACTTAAATTTTTATAGTTCTTTTTTTCATGTTTAATTGTTTATTTTTTGTTAGTTTGATTTTATATTATACTAATGCTTTGTTTTTTCTGAATTTTTATGTATTATGATGTTTTAAATTATTTTACTAATTTTTAATGGTTTATTTTTTTGTAATTATCATACTTTCTAAAGTAATTTTTATATATCTTAAAATTCAAATTAATTTTAATTAATACAATCTGTTTAATTTGTATTACTTTTTTGTTAGTTTATAAGCTAAAAGTATTAACATTAAATCTTTTTACTATCTAAATTACTTTTTTTAGTTTTTATAACTTAATAAAAAAAAATGAAATCAATTTTTGGAGAATTAAAATAAAATGCAGAAAAAAAATATAAAATATTTAATTATTGGATTAATTGCATTGATAATTATTATTATTGCAGCTGCATCAGTTTTAGGAAATTCCACAGATACTGATCCAACACATCTTGTTGTTGCATTCTCAGGACATGGTGGAGAACCTGAAGCAGGATTTAATCCTCTCACAGGATGGGGATGTGGGCATTTAAATTTTAATCCTTTAATTCAAAGTACACTTTTAACTTCAGATGAAAATGGAACTTTTAAAAACGACGTAGCAACAGGATATAATGTTAGTTCTGATGGACTTACATGGACTGTAGGAATAAGAGATGATATTAAGTTTTCAAATAATGAATCACTTAAAGCATCAGATGTAGCATTTACATTTAATGAAGCAAGAACAAGTAACTCAGAATTAGATATGAGTAACTTAGATCATGCAACAGCAATAAATGATACAACAGTAGAATTCAAACTTAAAGAACCACAATCAACTTTTGTATATAGTTTAAGATATATTGGAATTGTACCTGAAAAAGATTATAATAATGAAACATATGGAGAACATCCAATAGGATCAGGACCATACAAACTAGAACAATGGGATCGTGGACAACAAGCAATACTAGTAGCAAATGACAACTACTATGGAGAAAAACCATACTTCAAACAACTAACATTACTTTTCACAACAGAGAAAAATTCACTAGAATTTGTAAAATCAAACAAAGCTGATGTAGTAGAAGCATCATTCATGGATCTTAACTATAAAGCAGATGGATATAAATTTGTAGAACTTAAATCTCCAAGAGCACAAGGAGTATCACTACCATACATGAATGACACAGGAATAAAAACAGATCAAGGAAATCCAGTGGGAAACAATGTAACAGGAGATCCTGCAATACGAAAAGCATTAAATATAGGAATAAATCGTGAAGAAATAGTAAATACTGTATATCAAGGACATGCAAGCGTAGACTACACAGGAGTTGACAATCTCCCATATGCAAATCCTGAAGGAAAAATTAAAGATAATAACCCAGAAGAAGCAAAACAAATACTTACAAATGCAGGATGGGTAGATACAGATAATGACGGAATACGTGAAAAAGATGGAACAAAAGCATCATTTAAACTATATTATTCATCAGAGGATATGGCACGTCAATCACTAGCAACAGTTATAAAACAACAAGCAAGTGAACTTGGTATTGAAATAGAACTTGTAGGAACAGACTGGGATACAATATATCAAAATATGTACAGTCAAGGAGTATTAATGCAACAATCCTCACAAGATCCATATAAAACCATATACCAACAATACTACTCAAAAGATAACTTCACAGAAGATGACTATATGAATCCTAATGAATATAACAACAGTGAAGTTGATAGTATATTAACTCAAGCTATGCAAAGTACCAATATTAATGGTTCAAATGATCTTTGGAGACAAGCAGCATATATTAATGCAGAAAATGGTTTTGGACCTGCTGCTAATGCTCCATGGCTTTGGGTTGCAGATTATGATTACTGCTACTTTGTAAATGACGATATTGACATGGGAACACCACCTAGTATGGGACAGGATGTTCTTGAAAACATTTGTGAATGGAAACGAACAAACACTACAAACTAAAAATTTTAGATATCTTAGGAGATCTTAATTATGAATAGGAAAGTAACCCTTTTTATAAGAAATAAACTAATTCATTTTATTGTTTTAATGATTGCAGTTGCAATTTTTAGTTTTATACTAATAGACTTATCTCCTATTGACCCTGTTAATGTTTATCTTAAACAAGCAAGTGTTACAGCAGCACAACGTGCAATGCTTAATGAGTACTGGGGTGTTGGAGTACCCCTTACCACTAAGCTTTTCAACTGGCTTTCAATGATATTACAGGGAAATCTAGGAGTATCACTTATATATCGTATACCTGTAATTGATGTAATTGTTGATAAATTCATGGCATCTTTCATACTACTTGCATCATCTTGGCTAATTGGAGGTATTTTTTGGTTTTCTTCTTGGAATAGTTGCAGGAAAAAATAGAGATTCATGGATTGATCGAGCTGTAAAAACATATTGTTATATTCTTCAATCAGCACCTTCATTTTGGATAGGAATGCTACTTTTAATAGTATTTGCAGTATATCTAGGATGGTTTCCGGTGGGACTTGGAGTTCCTGTATCAACACTTAGTTCAAATGTCACAATATGGCAATGGATTTCAAGTATGATACTACCAACTATAACATTAAGTCTAGTAGGAGTTGCACCTATAGCATTATATACAAGAAATGAAGTTGTAAAATCTTTAAATTCAGATTATGTACTTTTTGCAAAAGCACGAGGAGAAAAAGGATGGGCTTTAATTGAAAGACAAACTCTTAGAAATGTACTTCTTCCTGCTATAACTTTACAATTTTTATCATTTAATGAATTATTTAGTGGAGCTGTACTTGTTGAACAAGTATTTTCATATCCTGGACTAGGACAAACTGCTGTACAAGCAGGACTTTCAAGCGATGTACCATTACTTCTTGCAATTGTACTAATAAGTGCCATATTTGTATTTGTTGGAAATCTTATAGCAGATATACTTTACTACTTTATAGATCCAAGAATTAAGGAGGATGCTAACTTTGAAAAATAAAGATAAAAAATATTTTACTTTATATAATGCAAATCTTCGAACAAAAACTATAGTTGTAATTTCTGTAGCATTAATCTTATTTCTCATAATTATACTAAGTAGTATATTTGTAGATAAAACAACAGCACTTGCAACAAACTTTACAAACATTAATCAACCCCCATCATTAGAATATCCTTTTGGAACAGATTGGATGGGACGTAACATGTTTACAAGAACTCTTCTTGGTCTTGGAATAAGTGTTGGTATTGGAGTATTAACATCAATACTTACAACTATAATTGCAATAATATTAGGTGTTGCATCAAGTTTAAATAATTTGATGGATGAAGCTGTAGCATTAGTAATTGATCTTTTTGGTTCAATTCCTCATATTCTTCTTATTATTCTTGTATCAATTTGTTTTGGAACAGGTATTTATGGAGTAATTATGGGTATTGGTTTAACTCACTGGACACCACTTGCACGTGTTTTAAGAGCTGAAATTAAGAAGATTAAAGCAACAGATTATGTAAAGTTATCAAAACAGTTAGGACATAGTAAATGGTGGATTGCAAAAAAACATATTATACCACTTGTAGTTTCCCAGGTAATTGTAGGTCTAATACTAGTTTTTCCACATGCTATTATGCATGAGGCAAGTATTTCATTTTTAGGATTTGGACTTTCACCACATGAACCTGCTATTGGTATTATTCTTGCTGAAGCTATGAATTACTTTTCACTTGGTTATTGGTGGCTTGCAGTATTTCCTGGTCTTTCATTACTTTTAATTGTATTAATCTTTGATTTAATTGGAGAAAATGTTCAAAAACTACTAGATCCACAATCAGTGGAAGGAAAATAAAAAAATATAGGATGGTTATGATAAATTATGAAACTTTTAGATGTAGAAAAACTTTCAATATCATTTACTCAATATTTAAAGGGTCTTCAACAAACAGAACTTCATGTAATTTCTGATCTTACAATGACTTTAAATGATCATGAAATTCTTGCTGTTTTAGGTTCAAGTGGGTCTGGTAAAAGTCTTCTTGCTGAGTCAATTCTTGGAATACTTCCAAATAATGCAAATACTAGTGGTAAAATTTTATATAAAGATGAATTATTAACACAACAACTTAAAGAAGAAATACGTGGAGATAAAATAAGTTTAATTCCTCAGTCTGTTAATTATCTAAATCCATTAATGAAGATAAAACAGCAAGCACTTGGATATATAGAAGATGAAGAAGCTTATAAACAAAAAGAGAAAAAACAACAAGAACTTTTTAGACGTTATGGTCTTAAACCTGAGGTTGATGAAATGTATCCTTTCCAACTTTCAGGTGGAATGGCACGAAAAGTTCTTCTTTCAACAGCTCTTTTAAATGATCCTGAAATTATTATTGCAGATGAACCTACACCAGGTCTTGATGAGAAGGCTGTAGATGAAGTTATTCATGATCTTATAGATCTTAAAAATCAAGGTGTGGGTATTATTCTTATTACTCATGATATTATAACAGCTTTAAGATGTAGTGATAAGATTGCAATACTTTATCTTGGATATGTTATTGAAATTACAGATACAAAAAACTTTACTGATG contains these protein-coding regions:
- a CDS encoding oligopeptide/dipeptide ABC transporter ATP-binding protein — protein: MMKLLDVEKLSISFTQYLKGLQQTELHVISDLTMTLNDHEILAVLGSSGSGKSLLAESILGILPNNANTSGKILYKDELLTQQLKEEIRGDKISLIPQSVNYLNPLMKIKQQALGYIEDEEAYKQKEKKQQELFRRYGLKPEVDEMYPFQLSGGMARKVLLSTALLNDPEIIIADEPTPGLDEKAVDEVIHDLIDLKNQGVGIILITHDIITALRCSDKIAILYLGYVIEITDTKNFTDDGSELYHPYTRALYQALPNTDFKLTEGHQPSYNEIPKGCPYNMNCPYKTDKCVENLPELREINGRRVRCFYPLVNDDENIQEGG
- the tuf gene encoding translation elongation factor EF-1 subunit alpha — its product is MAKDKTHMNLAFIGHVDHGKSTLVGHLLLLEGAIAEQQLDDGEDKFRFVMDKLGEERERGVTIDLAHAKFETQKYEYTVVDCPGHRDFVKNMITGASQADAAVLVVAANDGIMPQTKEHIFLSKTLGINQLIIAINKMDVVDYSEDKYNELKDEISKLIASVGFKPSEVPFIPVSAFEGDNITEKSSNTPWYKGNTLVQELDALDEPDKPVDLPLRLPIQDVYSITGVGTVPVGRVETGVLNTAENIAFEPAGVTGEVKSIEMHHEILDKAEPGDNVGFNVRGVGKNDVKRGDVAGTTKNPPTVAKEFKAQIVVLQHPGVITVGYTPVFHAHTAQIACTFLSLDVKLDPATGQPKEENPDFLKTGDAALVTIKPTKPMVIENIKEIPHMGRFAIRDMGQTVAAGMCIDITDKK
- a CDS encoding elongation factor EF-2: MSRRDQMIKKIKELMYEPEYIRNIGIVAHIDHGKTTLSDNLLAAAGMISSELAGDQRFLDFDEQEQERGITIDAANVSMVHSYEDNQYLINLIDTPGHVDFGGDVTRAMRAVDGAVVVVCAVEGIMPQTETVLRQALKENVRPVLFINKVDRLINELKLDDLELQNRFIKIIAGVNKLIKNMAPEQFKEEWQVKIEDGTVAFGSAYHNWAINVPEMMKTNITFKDIIQYCNDDNQKELASKIKIEEVILGMVVEHLPSPKIAQAYRVPKIWSGDIDSVEGQGMINTDSTSPLAVMVTDVSIDKHAGEIATGRVYGGSIEKGSEIFFVGSMSKARTQQVGVYMGPERINTDIVPAGNIVAITGARGAIAGETITDADHNIAPFESLEHISEPVVTVAVEAKNTKDLPKLIEVLRQVGKEDPTLRVEINEETGEHLIAGMGELHLEVIIYRINDKGLEVETSEPIVVYRETIAGTATNVEGKSPNKHNRFYIDIEPLSDDLMNAISEGEIQEGRVKGKESAKVFQDHGLDKDEAKKVWDVYKHSIFVNKTRGIQYLDEIKELLMEGFESALDDGPLADEKAMGIKISLMDAKIHEDAVHRGPAQVLPAIRKAVYGGIMLAQPTLMEPMQKVYISVPQDYMGAATREIQNRRGQIVEMGQEGDMSTIESKVPVSEMFGFAGDIRSAAEGRCIWSTENSGFERIPRELQNQIVREIRERKGLSPEPYGPDHYLG
- a CDS encoding aldo/keto reductase; amino-acid sequence: MEEYTQLSNGVEIPKLGFGVFQITDYDECKQAVLDALSNGIRLIDTAEAYFNEKAVGDAIKESKIPREEIFITTKIWITDYGYENTKKAFKESCEKLGTDYIDLYLIHQNIGDVYGTWRAMEELYEEDKIKAIGISNFTKARLYDFCVHNKIKPMVLQIEVNPFYQQDDIVDYCKDMDIQVEAWSPLAEGRNNIFQNPVLTEIGDKYNKSVAQVIIRWLIQRDIIVFPKSVHPERIKENADVFDFELSDEDMKKIATLDTGVGSVDLDSYDFIKMINSYTD
- a CDS encoding ABC transporter substrate-binding protein gives rise to the protein MQKKNIKYLIIGLIALIIIIIAAASVLGNSTDTDPTHLVVAFSGHGGEPEAGFNPLTGWGCGHLNFNPLIQSTLLTSDENGTFKNDVATGYNVSSDGLTWTVGIRDDIKFSNNESLKASDVAFTFNEARTSNSELDMSNLDHATAINDTTVEFKLKEPQSTFVYSLRYIGIVPEKDYNNETYGEHPIGSGPYKLEQWDRGQQAILVANDNYYGEKPYFKQLTLLFTTEKNSLEFVKSNKADVVEASFMDLNYKADGYKFVELKSPRAQGVSLPYMNDTGIKTDQGNPVGNNVTGDPAIRKALNIGINREEIVNTVYQGHASVDYTGVDNLPYANPEGKIKDNNPEEAKQILTNAGWVDTDNDGIREKDGTKASFKLYYSSEDMARQSLATVIKQQASELGIEIELVGTDWDTIYQNMYSQGVLMQQSSQDPYKTIYQQYYSKDNFTEDDYMNPNEYNNSEVDSILTQAMQSTNINGSNDLWRQAAYINAENGFGPAANAPWLWVADYDYCYFVNDDIDMGTPPSMGQDVLENICEWKRTNTTN
- a CDS encoding ABC transporter permease — protein: MKNKDKKYFTLYNANLRTKTIVVISVALILFLIIILSSIFVDKTTALATNFTNINQPPSLEYPFGTDWMGRNMFTRTLLGLGISVGIGVLTSILTTIIAIILGVASSLNNLMDEAVALVIDLFGSIPHILLIILVSICFGTGIYGVIMGIGLTHWTPLARVLRAEIKKIKATDYVKLSKQLGHSKWWIAKKHIIPLVVSQVIVGLILVFPHAIMHEASISFLGFGLSPHEPAIGIILAEAMNYFSLGYWWLAVFPGLSLLLIVLIFDLIGENVQKLLDPQSVEGK
- the rpsJ gene encoding 30S ribosomal protein S10, which produces MNKARIKLTGTDPEKIADVCNQLKSIAERTGVDLSGPIPLPTRKLVVPTRKSPDGEGKATWEKWELRIHKRLVGIEADERAMRQVMKVNVPDNVSIEIELKS